TACGACATACCTTCCTTTGTGGATGACAAAACTGAGTTTATAGCAATAAGTTATTCTGGGAACACGGAAGAGACCATTAGTGCGTCGGAAGAAGCTGCTAAGAAACACGCAAATGTGCATGCGATAACGTCCGGCGGTTCTCTCTCTAAAATGGGCTTCGACACGATCATAATACCATCTGGGCTTCAGCCGAGATCCTCCATTGGATACCTCCTTATGCCTTTGGTAAATACGTTCATTAAGCCTAAAATAGGGGACGTTGATGAAGCTTATAGATTGCTTTCTGAGACAGATAAAGACAATGAGGAGGAGAAAAGTATCGCTTCTGAGATATATAACGGAGAGCATATACCAGTTATATATGGTAGTAGGCCTTTCAGGGCAATAGCCTATAGGTGGAAGACGCAGTTCAACGAAAATGCAAAGGTACTAGCATATTCGAACTATTTTTCTGAGCTGAATCATAACGATACAATGCCTTTGAAAGACACTTACAGAAAGGATGAATTTTACTTTCTTGTATTCCGATCTGACGATAGCCGCTTTTCCAAGAGGATCACGGTGACCGAGAAGATCACAGGAAACAGCTTCAGGATGGTAGACGTAAGGGGAAGTTCACTTCTGGCTAAGCTCTTCTACCTCATACATTTCGGAGATTACTTGACATATCACCTCGCTGAGCTGAGAGGAGTGGATCCTCAGGACGTATCGCTCATAGAGAAGCTGAAAAAGGAAATAGCCTGAAATTATCTTTAAGAGATCAGGCTTCCCTTGCTAATAGCATACCAAAATATCCTGCTACATAATAGTAATCTACATGCATTTTTCTTCTCGATATTTCCAAGAGCCTAGCCGTGACGATCATGTTCTGGTAGCTGTCTGGCTTCGCCCTCTCCACTATAGATTTGTCTATATTTATTAGGGCATGGAAGTCATTATTATTTATGCTGTCTATAACTATCTTGTCGTAAAGATCAGCGTCTTCAGAGAAACCGTATGGGCCGTCTTTCGAATGTGTATGCGCCTGGTCTGCACTTATTATTAAGCTTATCTTCCTTTCGAACTTCGACATTGCTGAGTAAAGATCATCTGCAAAGCCAACGATTGCGCTATAGTCTAAGAGCCTTGGCTCACCCATTGCAACTACACGCTTCCTCTTGAAAAACTGGAGCGGTATAAGTGTGCCGAAGTCTAAGGGGCATGGAACGTTCCCCGATAATGTAATACACCTAAGGTGCTGCGCATGCTGCGAACGTGCTATGCTGTCTGCAAGTTCCAGATCATTGTCGTAAGTTTTCCTTATGTAATGGTGCTTTGTCCTGTAGGCCCCGCTAAGCTTTGATGAATATATTACACCGACATCCCTGTCGAGCACTATTCCATGCGGGCTTATCACAACTAGCGTCTCTGAATCGTCATTCTCACTATACTTTTTTATGGCTTCGTGCATTTTCCTGTCTTCATCCGTGTCCATGTCTATTAATTCGTCTCCATGCGGTATAATATAGATCCTGTTTAGCATATTTAGAGTAACGAATTGCCATAAAAAATATTGCTGAAATCATAAAATCTAAGTTAAAATAGGATTTTAACATATTAGGAACGATGAAGCCGCACATAGAATTTAGCAAACTGCAGCGTTACGTACAGGCAAACGGGTCGTACAGCCTTGTCAAACGTGGAGATTCGATCGAAGTTCATTTCTCACCTAACTTTCCTGAGGCGATACCTCACCTCCCAAACAACCTTCCAGTTGAACATATAATGTATGGCGACCTTGTCGACGGAATAGTTTACTTCTACAAGTTTGAGACTGTAAGCAGCTTTGGGACCACTGAAAACCTGCTTACAGATGATGATCCAATAATGGAGTGGCTTAAGTATATTTAGAATTGTCAGGAGAATGCCTTCATTAAATCATCATCTGGATGGTGTATAAGGCGCACTGCAAGCCCTTTCTTTTCATTCATGATCTCTTCTGCGTTTCTTTCGGCTATTCCAACACCTATAAAATATCCTTTTTCGCTCTTTATAAATACTATGTCTCCCTTTTTTATGCTGCTGTCGATTGATAGTATGCCCTGTGCAAATACATTGCTACCGTTTATTATATGCGGCTCTGCCCCTGCATCGACAACTACAGCTCTTTTCTCAGGATTCTTGTAGTTTAAAAGGTATACAGAAGGGATCAAGCGATCTGTCTGGAATGCCATCGGCTTCCCTTTTATGTAATAGCAAGATACTTTGTGGGAGGAAGAGACCTCTACCTCTTCTCCTGAAAGATCTATGCCTATCTCAGCAGCCGATGATACGAGCACCTTCAGTTCCCTTTTTGAGAGAAAATGCTTCTGCGTCATGGAATATAAGCCCTCAACTTTTTTAAGTTTTCTTCAACCGATTCTCCCTTTACGATCAATTCTATAATACCTTTGACCTCGTTTCCAAGAACGACGTCATCATCTGAGAAGACATACCCTATTGTGGGACCACCGGCTATAATGTTAAAGGCGTAAAGTATGGCCTTTTGCACATGCGTACGAGCCATATCCTTGAACTGGAGGATAGCATTGTTTACTCCCTGCTCCTGCGATTGCTTTATTAGATCTGCCAAAAATGCAGAATCAGGCGACCATGGTTCAAACGTAACTTTTCCTTTCCTTGATTCTCGCATAAGATATGATTGCATGTCCTGGAAACTTTTGAAATCCATGCCAGCTTTATCCCTAGATATTTCTTCACCGATTTCAGGCCAAAGAAGATCCATGAGCTTACCCAGGGCTGGGGCCTCAAGGTATATACCTTTAGAATACCTTTTTAAGTAAGGTGCGTAATCCATGGCCCCTGGAATATTCGATATAAAAGAATCGATACTATCGAAGCATTTCTGATCTATTCCATAAAGCCCGTTCTTTACAATATAGGATTGCCTTTCCTGTATTACCTTAGAAAGAAAGTATTTGTCATCGTATTCTCCAGCGAGGTATCTCCTTACATCTCCGGAAATGTCCGGCTGGCTGCATTCCTCAAGGAATGTGCTGCCCACCCTTATCTCTTTGTACGGATCATTAATTAGCATGTGCTTAAGGATCGAATATCCAGTCTTGTATCTTGATTCACGATGTACGATTATTGTTATTGATCCGAATAATTTCATATAGAAAGACGGATCTTCCTGGCCAATCTCGATCTCGTCTTGGCCTGAATACTTTATGCCTTCCTCTTCAAGTACGTCCTTAAAAAATTCCATAGGAGGCGGCGTGTTTTTACAGGATGCAAGGAAATAGTTCTTCGACGAGTATATCTTTACATTTTTCGTTAAGACAACGTTTGAAAATGCAAGCATCCTCCAAACATCATTATCGTAGTTCTGTATCCCGGCTAGTAATTTTTCATCTGCATTACCCCTTTTGCCGTAGTGGACAGTACCGTACGGAGTCTTTATGAGCCCGAGTATAGGGGTATCTGTCGACATAAGTTTGAATGTTTCGGATACTGCACTAAGGAAGCCGTCAGAACCAGAATAAGAAAAATCATTTTTTGCCCTCATCTTTTCAAGCTTTTTGGCATAACCAGTTATAGGGCAAAATAGGGAAGAGTCTAGCATCTGGGGAATTATAGAAAGAGGGTTAGAAAAGAAATCTTCAAGCTTTTTCTTAAATTTGACCTGTTCTTCCTTTGAAATACTTTTAAGCTTCATCTAATCATTTCAAGAGCCTAATGGATTCTGCTTTAACAGTAACCGGTATAGGAACCATGCTCTCTACAAGCTGCACAGTTACCTCCTCCTTTACAGAGTCTATAGATATTATTTTAGCTTTCTCACCTTTGAATGGCCCTTCCACCAGTTCGACCAACGATCCGAGTTCCAGACCGGATACAGCTGGCTTTGGAGTAAGATAATGCGCAATTTCTTCGAGATCTATCTTTCCGGATACCATGCCTTTGTAACCCCTTATATCTTTCGCAAGATAGGATATCCTGTCAGGGTGCATCGTTTCCACAAATATGTAACCCTTAATTTCGTATGGGGCCATTATGGCGAAGACCTCACTTGGCTGTTTCTCTCCGCCTTGGCTTCTTTCATCCCTGTCC
This genomic stretch from Thermoplasma volcanium GSS1 harbors:
- a CDS encoding DUF1947 domain-containing protein, whose amino-acid sequence is MTQKHFLSKRELKVLVSSAAEIGIDLSGEEVEVSSSHKVSCYYIKGKPMAFQTDRLIPSVYLLNYKNPEKRAVVVDAGAEPHIINGSNVFAQGILSIDSSIKKGDIVFIKSEKGYFIGVGIAERNAEEIMNEKKGLAVRLIHHPDDDLMKAFS
- a CDS encoding bifunctional phosphoglucose/phosphomannose isomerase translates to MQFSEELLTLKDQVRFDKSFKVGKYDKIVIAGMGGSGIAGRIFSEIYDEKPVFLVDDYDIPSFVDDKTEFIAISYSGNTEETISASEEAAKKHANVHAITSGGSLSKMGFDTIIIPSGLQPRSSIGYLLMPLVNTFIKPKIGDVDEAYRLLSETDKDNEEEKSIASEIYNGEHIPVIYGSRPFRAIAYRWKTQFNENAKVLAYSNYFSELNHNDTMPLKDTYRKDEFYFLVFRSDDSRFSKRITVTEKITGNSFRMVDVRGSSLLAKLFYLIHFGDYLTYHLAELRGVDPQDVSLIEKLKKEIA